One window from the genome of Thermomicrobiales bacterium encodes:
- a CDS encoding xanthine dehydrogenase family protein molybdopterin-binding subunit, which yields MTATADPVIIGKPQKRIEGDKKVTGATRYVDDLQMHGMLHARLVTSIYPHAEINGIDATAALAYPGVVAVYTGRDVHPTGDEPADRNHHLLARDKALYYGQPVAVVLATSETAAAEAAELVEVDYTELDPVVDPLAAMEPSAAVIRKKSGGDDGAEMQMHATVSGGDDLDISRMPDNITGAAKFTRGDVEAAFAAADVIVERRYVTNWVHQSYIEPHASVAVPDPMGNLTVYTTTQGQFFTRNTTADVLGLPQNEVKVVGMEVGGGFGGKAVMLEPLAGWIARKHSAPVKITMTRSEELSMGNPAPGSITDIKMGGTKDGAITALQARIVFDSGCYPGTPVTVAALMLGGYYRMGALELVGYEVLTNKPGNGAYRAPGAPQATFAVEQAVDELATKLGWDPLEFRLHNCSVEGDPQPNGVPWPRIGIKEILETIREHPIWKERQTGDNSGFGLAIGGWPGGIEPCAANVRVNTDGSLVVQLGSSDITGTNTVMAMLAAEAFGIEVDKVRIETADTGTAPYAGMSGGSKVTYTLGPAVIRAADEARRQILEIAGSELEASPDDLEMIEGKVRVKGAPDKEMTVASVAQKSMTFGGKYEPVYGIGKSAQTDRAPGFSGQVAQLKVDPDTGAVSLDRYLTVQDVGKALNPAMVEGQMIGGTAQSIGFALYEGIEYGEDGQLISSTLMDYAVPSSVQIPPIETVIVEVPARSGPHGAKGIGEPPIIPGPAAIGNALANATAGKRFTQIPFTPERVVKGMSQSE from the coding sequence ATGACAGCGACAGCTGATCCCGTCATCATCGGGAAACCACAAAAGCGTATTGAAGGCGATAAGAAAGTCACCGGCGCGACGCGCTACGTTGACGATCTCCAGATGCACGGCATGCTGCATGCTCGTCTGGTGACGAGCATCTACCCGCATGCCGAGATCAATGGGATCGACGCCACCGCCGCACTGGCCTATCCGGGCGTTGTCGCCGTCTACACTGGCCGCGACGTGCATCCAACCGGCGATGAACCCGCCGATCGTAACCACCACCTGCTGGCACGCGACAAGGCGCTCTACTACGGGCAGCCCGTCGCTGTCGTGCTGGCGACGTCAGAGACCGCTGCCGCCGAAGCTGCCGAGCTGGTCGAGGTTGATTACACCGAACTCGACCCGGTCGTCGATCCGCTTGCTGCGATGGAGCCGAGCGCTGCCGTCATCCGCAAGAAGTCCGGCGGCGACGATGGCGCAGAGATGCAGATGCACGCGACAGTCTCGGGCGGCGACGATCTCGATATCTCGCGTATGCCGGACAATATTACCGGCGCAGCAAAGTTCACGCGCGGCGATGTCGAGGCGGCGTTCGCCGCAGCCGACGTCATTGTCGAGCGCCGCTATGTCACGAACTGGGTGCACCAGTCGTACATCGAGCCGCACGCGTCGGTTGCAGTGCCGGACCCGATGGGCAACCTGACGGTCTACACGACGACGCAGGGCCAGTTCTTCACCCGCAACACCACCGCAGATGTCCTCGGTCTGCCGCAGAACGAGGTCAAGGTCGTCGGCATGGAGGTCGGCGGTGGCTTCGGCGGCAAGGCCGTGATGCTTGAGCCGCTGGCCGGTTGGATTGCTCGCAAGCACAGCGCGCCGGTCAAGATCACGATGACGCGATCCGAAGAGCTGTCGATGGGGAATCCGGCCCCGGGCTCGATCACCGACATCAAGATGGGCGGCACGAAGGACGGCGCGATCACAGCGCTGCAGGCGCGGATCGTGTTCGACTCCGGTTGCTACCCGGGTACGCCGGTCACCGTAGCGGCCCTCATGCTCGGCGGCTATTACCGCATGGGCGCGCTGGAGCTGGTCGGCTACGAAGTGCTGACCAACAAGCCGGGCAACGGTGCCTATCGCGCACCTGGCGCACCGCAGGCAACGTTCGCTGTCGAGCAGGCCGTCGATGAGCTGGCGACGAAGCTGGGCTGGGATCCGCTGGAGTTCCGCCTGCATAACTGCTCGGTGGAGGGCGACCCGCAACCAAACGGCGTGCCGTGGCCGCGCATCGGCATCAAGGAGATCCTCGAAACGATCCGCGAGCATCCGATCTGGAAGGAACGGCAGACCGGCGACAACTCCGGCTTCGGCCTTGCTATCGGTGGCTGGCCGGGCGGCATCGAGCCGTGCGCTGCTAATGTGCGCGTTAACACCGACGGATCGCTCGTCGTCCAGCTCGGCTCCAGCGACATCACCGGCACGAACACCGTCATGGCAATGCTGGCCGCCGAAGCGTTCGGCATCGAGGTCGACAAGGTGAGGATCGAAACTGCTGACACCGGCACGGCCCCGTACGCCGGCATGAGTGGCGGATCGAAGGTCACCTACACGCTCGGCCCGGCTGTCATTCGCGCAGCCGACGAGGCGCGGCGGCAGATTCTGGAAATCGCCGGTAGTGAGCTCGAGGCATCGCCGGACGATCTGGAGATGATCGAGGGCAAGGTTCGGGTGAAGGGCGCGCCGGACAAGGAAATGACCGTCGCATCCGTGGCGCAGAAGAGCATGACGTTCGGCGGCAAGTATGAGCCGGTCTACGGGATCGGTAAGTCGGCGCAGACCGACCGCGCTCCTGGCTTCTCCGGCCAGGTCGCGCAACTCAAGGTTGATCCCGACACTGGCGCAGTCAGCCTCGATCGCTACCTGACTGTGCAGGATGTCGGCAAGGCGCTCAACCCGGCAATGGTCGAGGGTCAGATGATCGGCGGCACAGCGCAGTCGATCGGCTTCGCGCTCTACGAGGGCATCGAGTACGGCGAAGACGGCCAACTGATCTCCTCGACACTGATGGATTATGCAGTGCCGTCATCAGTTCAAATCCCGCCGATCGAGACCGTCATTGTCGAGGTGCCCGCCCGCTCCGGCCCGCACGGCGCGAAGGGCATCGGCGAGCCGCCGATCATCCCCGGCCCGGCCGCAATCGGCAATGCCCTGGCCAACGCCACCGCCGGCAAGCGCTTCACCCAGATCCCATTCACCCCTGAGCGCGTGGTGAAGGGCATGAGCCAGAGCGAGTAG